Proteins co-encoded in one Parascardovia denticolens DSM 10105 = JCM 12538 genomic window:
- a CDS encoding HRDC domain-containing protein: MTYQEKHVRLLKEPAGGVPDLIDTRAEYDDFLQRFSSASGPIAVDAERASGYRYSQQDWLIQFKREGAGIALIDPVALSEQEMDWQDVNEAFGDAVWIMHDSSQDLPGYFDLGLKPAGLFDTERAARLLGQVRFGLAAVTERYLDLTLAKEHSAADWSYRPLDRDMRIYAALDVEVLIELEGLMKKDLKKAGKWDWAQEDFIYLLNKGKQAKPLKEEPWRGISHINVIDRDLRGLAIARALWTVRDRLAQDNDIAPHLLLQDSAIIEAAQRKPHNSQEFRRIRSLNQRVRVHKGDERDKMFERYAPIQRKVKPQVWKEAIFQALSLPYDQLPKRRNENPETGENAPKSLKYWRIHHPDRYELLQSVRKFITQVSEDTSTPTDIILKPKIVRNLCWHTDVDKTPAGIHAYLLKQGARAWQADLLSESLSSVIM, from the coding sequence ATGACTTACCAAGAAAAGCATGTGAGGCTTCTCAAGGAACCAGCCGGGGGAGTCCCTGACCTGATCGATACCAGAGCCGAGTACGACGACTTCCTCCAGCGTTTTTCCTCCGCCTCAGGACCCATAGCAGTGGACGCGGAACGTGCCTCCGGCTACCGCTATTCCCAGCAGGATTGGCTCATCCAATTCAAAAGGGAAGGGGCCGGGATCGCCTTGATCGACCCGGTCGCCTTGTCCGAGCAAGAGATGGACTGGCAAGACGTGAACGAGGCTTTCGGAGACGCCGTCTGGATCATGCATGACAGCTCCCAGGACCTGCCGGGCTATTTCGACTTGGGGCTCAAGCCCGCCGGTCTCTTCGACACCGAAAGGGCCGCCCGCCTCCTGGGACAGGTCCGTTTCGGGCTGGCAGCCGTCACGGAACGTTATCTTGACCTCACTTTGGCCAAGGAGCATTCAGCCGCCGACTGGTCCTACCGGCCTTTGGACCGGGACATGCGCATTTACGCCGCCTTGGACGTGGAAGTGCTCATCGAGCTGGAAGGCCTGATGAAGAAAGACCTGAAGAAAGCGGGCAAATGGGACTGGGCCCAGGAGGATTTCATCTACCTCCTGAACAAGGGGAAACAGGCCAAACCTTTGAAGGAAGAGCCTTGGAGGGGGATCTCCCACATCAACGTCATCGACCGGGACCTGCGGGGCCTTGCCATCGCCCGGGCACTGTGGACCGTCCGGGACCGGCTGGCCCAAGACAACGACATCGCCCCCCACCTGCTTCTGCAGGATTCGGCCATCATCGAAGCCGCCCAGCGCAAGCCCCACAATTCCCAGGAGTTCCGGCGGATCCGCTCTCTCAATCAGCGGGTGCGGGTCCATAAGGGGGATGAGCGGGACAAGATGTTCGAACGTTACGCCCCCATCCAAAGGAAGGTCAAGCCACAAGTCTGGAAGGAGGCCATCTTCCAGGCCCTCTCCCTTCCTTACGATCAGCTCCCCAAGAGGAGGAACGAGAATCCGGAGACGGGGGAGAACGCCCCGAAATCCCTGAAATACTGGCGGATCCATCACCCAGACCGGTATGAGCTCCTCCAATCCGTCCGCAAATTCATCACCCAGGTTTCGGAGGACACCTCCACCCCGACGGACATCATCCTCAAGCCCAAGATCGTCCGTAACCTCTGCTGGCATACCGATGTGGACAAGACTCCGGCAGGAATCCACGCTTATCTGCTCAAACAGGGGGCTCGCGCCTGGCAGGCGGACCTGCTTTCTGAGTCGTTGAGTAGCGTTATCATGTAG